One window of the Candidatus Zixiibacteriota bacterium genome contains the following:
- the nnr gene encoding Bifunctional NAD(P)H-hydrate repair enzyme Nnr (Includes: ADP-dependent (S)-NAD(P)H-hydrate dehydratase; NAD(P)H-hydrate epimerase), with amino-acid sequence MKLVTAETMRALDRETIDNRGIPGPELMENAGRGIAERIRDEILVEPQGKQMVVFCGKGNNGGDGFVVGRYLHQYGCRVKIIFPGPPESLSPDALQNYKRIGTGIDLIDARLNEQLCVNIEADYVIDAVFGTGFSGVPTGLSHEFIECINRLDAPVIAVDCPSGLNIDTGTHDGAVVQAEYTFTLALPKIGLFQSPGRELAGLVEVVPIGIPDDVVTSFNIKENLIVTETVRDLLPKRKPDGHKGDFGKLFILAGSTGLTGAATLSAISSAQAGLGLVTVGCPASLNHILEMKLTEPMTYPLPDVGKRGALALRGLGEIRKKITKSDAVVIGPGIGRHHETSELVRRIVASLDKPAIIDADGLNAFEKDREPLKGKHPTLVLTPHPGEFRRLVDEELPGGLYDRFNLVRKYAAPYNAVIIFKGSPSIVVSPEGGLYLNPTGNNGMATGGTGDVLSGLVGSFLAQGMTPLHSAICAVYLHGLAGDLAAGELGVRSLIAGDLIEYLPDAFKLIEES; translated from the coding sequence ATGAAACTGGTCACCGCTGAAACCATGCGGGCCCTTGACCGCGAGACCATCGACAATCGCGGCATTCCCGGTCCGGAACTGATGGAGAATGCCGGGCGCGGTATTGCCGAACGGATCCGCGACGAGATCCTTGTCGAGCCGCAGGGAAAACAGATGGTCGTCTTCTGTGGCAAGGGGAATAACGGCGGCGATGGCTTTGTGGTCGGACGGTACTTGCACCAGTACGGCTGTCGGGTCAAAATCATTTTTCCCGGCCCGCCGGAGAGTCTCTCCCCCGACGCCTTGCAAAATTATAAGCGGATCGGCACCGGTATCGATCTTATCGACGCCCGGCTCAACGAGCAATTGTGCGTCAATATTGAGGCCGATTATGTAATCGACGCCGTTTTCGGAACCGGTTTCAGCGGGGTGCCCACGGGACTGTCGCACGAATTTATCGAGTGTATCAACCGCCTTGATGCCCCTGTTATCGCGGTCGACTGTCCATCGGGACTCAATATCGACACCGGCACGCATGACGGTGCGGTCGTGCAGGCGGAATATACATTCACGCTGGCCCTTCCCAAAATCGGCCTTTTCCAGTCGCCGGGGCGGGAGCTGGCAGGGCTGGTGGAAGTTGTACCGATTGGGATACCCGATGATGTTGTGACCTCATTCAATATCAAGGAAAACCTGATCGTAACGGAAACAGTACGGGATTTGCTTCCCAAACGCAAACCCGACGGCCACAAAGGGGATTTCGGCAAATTGTTCATTCTTGCCGGCTCCACCGGCCTGACCGGGGCGGCAACTCTATCGGCTATTTCTTCGGCGCAGGCCGGCTTGGGCCTGGTGACAGTCGGCTGTCCGGCATCGTTGAACCATATTCTCGAAATGAAATTGACCGAACCGATGACCTATCCCCTTCCCGATGTCGGCAAAAGAGGCGCTTTGGCGCTTCGCGGACTGGGCGAAATAAGAAAGAAAATCACCAAATCCGACGCGGTCGTAATCGGCCCCGGAATCGGGCGGCATCATGAAACCTCGGAACTGGTGCGAAGAATTGTGGCCTCGCTGGATAAACCGGCCATTATCGACGCCGACGGGCTGAATGCTTTCGAAAAAGATCGCGAACCGCTCAAAGGGAAACATCCGACCCTGGTTCTCACGCCACATCCCGGCGAATTCCGGCGGCTGGTCGACGAGGAACTTCCCGGCGGTTTGTATGACAGGTTCAATCTAGTCCGCAAATATGCCGCGCCTTACAACGCCGTAATTATTTTCAAGGGATCGCCGTCGATCGTGGTTTCCCCTGAAGGCGGACTCTATCTCAATCCGACCGGCAACAACGGGATGGCGACCGGCGGGACGGGTGATGTTCTCTCCGGGCTGGTCGGCTCATTTCTGGCCCAGGGAATGACCCCGTTGCACAGCGCCATATGTGCCGTCTATTTGCACGGTTTGGCCGGTGATCTGGCCGCCGGGGAATTGGGAGTCCGCTCCCTGATTGCCGGGGATTTGATTGAGTATTTGCCGGACGCCTTT